Proteins encoded in a region of the Geobacillus genomosp. 3 genome:
- the murD gene encoding UDP-N-acetylmuramoyl-L-alanine--D-glutamate ligase, whose protein sequence is MKPTPFYQHRRVLVIGLAKSGVAAARLLVELGAEVVANDQKPLAENAEAKQLEQLGIRVVCGGHPLELLDEPFDLVVKNPGIPYTNPLVEKALEKGLPVVTEVELAYHISEAPFIGITGSNGKTTTTTLIYEMIKADGQDPLLAGNIGLVACEVAKEAKPGQWLVTELSSFQLAGIGRFRPAIAVLLNIFDAHLDYHGTKEAYAAAKANIFRNQTERDYAVVNADDPLVMNIASSVRAQKVLFSATKPLGEGAYVQDGAIYWNGEPVIKIADIVLPGQHNLENILAAVAAAKLAGAGNEAIVRVLMTFTGVKHRLQYVAEVGGRRFYNDSKATNMLATQKALSAFDGEPVILLAGGLDRGNEFDALLPYLQQVKAVVLFGQTAAKIGRVAREAGIEMVEYVDNVEKAVPVAFQLSEPGDVILLSPACASWDQYKTFEERGDIFINAVHKLK, encoded by the coding sequence TTGAAACCGACTCCTTTTTATCAACATCGTCGTGTGCTTGTCATTGGATTGGCGAAAAGCGGGGTGGCGGCGGCCCGGCTGCTTGTTGAATTAGGGGCTGAGGTCGTCGCCAACGATCAAAAGCCGTTGGCGGAAAATGCGGAGGCGAAGCAGTTGGAGCAGCTCGGCATCCGCGTCGTTTGCGGCGGTCATCCGCTTGAGCTGCTTGATGAGCCGTTTGATCTCGTCGTGAAAAATCCGGGCATTCCGTATACGAACCCACTCGTCGAAAAGGCGCTCGAAAAAGGGCTTCCGGTCGTGACCGAAGTGGAGCTTGCCTATCACATTTCCGAAGCGCCGTTTATCGGCATTACCGGGTCGAACGGAAAAACGACGACGACGACGCTCATTTACGAGATGATAAAGGCAGACGGCCAAGACCCGCTGCTTGCCGGCAATATCGGCCTTGTCGCCTGCGAGGTGGCAAAGGAAGCGAAACCGGGTCAATGGCTTGTCACCGAACTGTCTTCGTTCCAACTCGCTGGCATCGGCAGATTTCGGCCGGCGATCGCCGTTTTGCTCAACATTTTTGACGCCCATTTGGACTACCACGGGACGAAGGAGGCGTACGCGGCGGCGAAGGCGAATATTTTCCGCAACCAGACGGAACGCGATTACGCCGTCGTCAATGCGGATGATCCGCTTGTGATGAACATCGCCTCGTCTGTTCGGGCGCAAAAGGTGCTGTTTTCGGCGACGAAGCCGCTTGGTGAAGGAGCGTACGTTCAAGATGGCGCCATTTATTGGAACGGTGAACCGGTCATCAAGATTGCCGACATCGTTCTTCCCGGTCAACATAACTTGGAAAACATTTTAGCGGCGGTCGCAGCTGCCAAGCTGGCCGGTGCCGGCAATGAGGCGATTGTTCGCGTGTTAATGACGTTTACCGGTGTGAAACATCGGCTTCAATACGTGGCGGAAGTCGGTGGCCGGCGGTTTTATAACGATTCGAAGGCGACGAATATGTTGGCGACGCAAAAGGCACTTTCGGCGTTCGACGGTGAACCGGTAATTTTGTTGGCCGGCGGACTTGACCGCGGCAATGAATTTGACGCCCTTCTCCCATACTTGCAACAGGTGAAAGCTGTGGTGCTGTTCGGCCAGACGGCGGCTAAAATTGGCCGCGTGGCCCGCGAAGCGGGAATAGAAATGGTCGAATATGTCGATAATGTGGAAAAGGCTGTCCCGGTTGCCTTTCAGCTCTCAGAACCGGGCGATGTCATTTTGCTCTCTCCGGCATGCGCCAGCTGGGATCAATACAAAACTTTCGAGGAGAGAGGGGACATTTTTATCAACGCCGTGCATAAGTTGAAATAG
- the spoVE gene encoding stage V sporulation protein E, giving the protein MPRKKSAPDFLLIILTFSLLAIGLIMVYSASAIWAEYKFNDSFFFAKRQLLFAGVGIIAMFFVMNIDYWTWRDWSKVLLIVCFGLLVLVLIPGVGMVRNGSRSWIGVGAFSIQPSEFMKLALIAFLAKYLSENQKKITSFKQGLLPALTLVFAAFGMIMLQPDLGTGTVMVGTCVTMIFVAGARLSHFAGLGVLGLAGFAALVLSAPYRIKRITSFLNPWEDPLGSGFQIIQSLYAIGPGGLFGLGLGQSRQKFFYLPEPQTDFIFAILAEELGFIGGSLVLLLFSLLLWRGVRIALGAPDLYGSFLALGIISMIAIQVMINIGVVTGLMPVTGITLPFLSYGGSSLTLMLMAIGVLLNISRHARY; this is encoded by the coding sequence TTGCCGCGGAAAAAGTCTGCACCGGATTTTTTGCTCATTATTTTAACGTTTTCGCTCTTGGCCATCGGGCTTATTATGGTGTACAGCGCGAGCGCTATCTGGGCGGAATACAAGTTTAACGATTCGTTTTTCTTTGCCAAGCGCCAGCTTTTGTTTGCCGGTGTTGGCATTATCGCTATGTTTTTTGTAATGAACATTGATTATTGGACGTGGCGCGACTGGTCGAAGGTGCTGCTCATCGTTTGTTTCGGGCTGCTTGTTCTCGTCTTGATCCCGGGCGTCGGCATGGTGCGCAACGGGTCGCGCAGTTGGATTGGCGTCGGGGCGTTTTCCATTCAGCCGTCCGAGTTTATGAAGCTGGCGTTGATCGCGTTTCTAGCCAAATATTTATCCGAGAATCAAAAAAAGATTACATCGTTTAAACAAGGGTTGCTGCCAGCGCTGACGCTCGTGTTTGCCGCCTTCGGCATGATTATGCTGCAGCCGGACCTAGGAACAGGAACCGTGATGGTCGGGACATGTGTGACGATGATTTTTGTTGCCGGCGCCCGTCTCAGCCATTTTGCCGGTCTCGGCGTATTAGGGCTGGCCGGGTTTGCTGCCCTTGTTTTATCGGCTCCATATCGAATCAAACGGATTACATCATTTTTAAATCCATGGGAAGATCCGTTAGGGAGTGGATTCCAAATCATCCAGTCGCTATACGCCATTGGGCCGGGCGGCTTGTTCGGCCTTGGGCTCGGGCAAAGCCGGCAAAAGTTTTTTTATTTGCCGGAGCCGCAAACGGATTTTATTTTCGCGATTTTAGCTGAAGAGCTCGGTTTTATCGGCGGGTCGCTCGTCCTTCTTTTGTTTAGCCTCCTTCTGTGGCGCGGGGTGCGCATTGCCCTGGGCGCTCCCGATTTGTATGGCAGTTTTTTGGCGCTTGGCATCATTTCGATGATCGCTATTCAAGTAATGATCAATATCGGCGTGGTTACTGGACTGATGCCGGTCACCGGCATTACCCTCCCGTTTTTGAGCTACGGCGGGTCCTCGCTGACGCTGATGCTGATGGCGATCGGCGTGCTGCTCAATATTAGCAGGCATGCCCGCTACTAG
- the divIB gene encoding cell division protein DivIB, whose protein sequence is MEKGKVVVLEDRVPKLKERRRQKANRRLILYLSFFFLCILFVLYFQSPLSAVKHIEVSGNRHLPAERIISLSGITKRTSFWKVDEQSVETKIARHPEIREATVEKRLPNAIVIHVREWRRIAYVYNRQTFFPLLENGRLLKQEATKTAPNDAPVLVGWKNGDAIAEMTGQLAELPAAVLGAMSEIHYKPNSEYEDRVVVYMNDGYEVSATIHNFADKLSHYPAIIAELDRDVKGVIHLEVGSYFVPYEPAKKEDDDETTSP, encoded by the coding sequence ATGGAAAAAGGAAAGGTCGTTGTTCTTGAGGACCGCGTGCCGAAATTGAAGGAACGGCGCCGCCAAAAAGCGAACCGCCGGCTGATTTTGTATTTGTCCTTCTTTTTTCTGTGTATCTTGTTCGTTCTTTATTTCCAATCGCCGCTGAGCGCCGTCAAGCATATCGAAGTGAGCGGCAACCGTCATTTGCCGGCAGAGCGCATCATCAGCTTGAGCGGCATTACGAAACGGACAAGCTTTTGGAAAGTGGACGAACAAAGCGTGGAGACGAAAATCGCCCGTCACCCGGAAATTAGGGAGGCCACAGTGGAAAAGCGGCTGCCGAACGCGATCGTCATCCACGTTCGTGAATGGCGGCGGATCGCCTACGTATATAACCGGCAAACGTTTTTCCCGCTGCTCGAAAACGGGCGGCTGTTAAAGCAAGAAGCGACAAAAACAGCTCCGAACGATGCGCCGGTATTAGTCGGCTGGAAAAACGGCGATGCTATTGCGGAAATGACCGGACAGCTCGCCGAGCTGCCGGCGGCGGTGCTCGGCGCCATGTCGGAAATCCACTACAAGCCAAACAGTGAGTACGAAGACCGCGTCGTCGTCTATATGAATGACGGCTATGAGGTAAGTGCGACCATTCATAACTTTGCGGACAAGCTGTCGCATTATCCGGCAATTATCGCCGAGCTCGACCGGGATGTCAAAGGAGTCATTCATTTAGAAGTGGGCAGCTATTTTGTTCCGTACGAACCGGCGAAAAAGGAGGATGACGATGAGACGACAAGCCCGTAG
- a CDS encoding DUF881 domain-containing protein: MRRQARSRVLLTFICFVFGTMLGFSYQHAKEEAPRRQWSDSEWKKEYEYRSALIALQKENRSLKQQLVKKQDELAAWEKKLAEKQSNEAGLAKEAEQLRMHVGKARVKGKGVAVTLSDSSYIPSEASATDYIVHEQHVWKVVHELLISGAEAVAINGQRISHRSYIVCNGPVIEVDGTQHAAPFVISAIGDPDVLSSALGLPGGVVDELVEDHVDVKVEKQEAIVLDPVFAPKP; this comes from the coding sequence ATGAGACGACAAGCCCGTAGCCGCGTCCTCCTTACTTTTATTTGTTTTGTCTTCGGCACCATGCTCGGGTTTTCGTACCAGCATGCGAAGGAGGAGGCGCCCCGCCGTCAATGGAGCGATAGCGAGTGGAAAAAGGAATACGAGTACCGCTCGGCGCTTATTGCTTTGCAAAAAGAAAACCGGTCGTTAAAGCAGCAGCTTGTCAAAAAGCAAGATGAATTAGCCGCATGGGAAAAAAAACTGGCCGAGAAACAGTCGAACGAAGCCGGATTGGCGAAAGAAGCGGAACAACTGCGCATGCATGTCGGAAAGGCGAGGGTTAAAGGGAAAGGCGTAGCAGTCACACTTTCCGATTCCTCTTACATCCCCTCTGAAGCGAGTGCTACCGATTACATCGTTCACGAACAGCACGTATGGAAAGTTGTTCATGAGCTGCTTATTTCCGGCGCCGAAGCGGTCGCCATTAATGGGCAGCGCATTTCCCATCGCTCTTACATTGTCTGCAACGGCCCAGTCATCGAAGTGGACGGGACGCAGCATGCCGCTCCGTTTGTCATTTCGGCGATCGGCGACCCGGATGTGCTCTCGTCCGCGCTCGGGCTACCCGGCGGCGTCGTCGACGAACTTGTCGAAGACCACGTCGATGTGAAAGTGGAAAAACAAGAGGCCATCGTCCTCGATCCAGTATTTGCACCCAAGCCATAA
- a CDS encoding DUF881 domain-containing protein codes for MEWKRRLSFAGVAAVFGVMLAVGLRTTLPSEERDTRDIWELRADLTKEQQLEQQLLEELEDYEEKLHYYRQRETADGGAALKATVAELREEAGLTEVKGSGIVLTIAPFSAAGYVGPVTATVSPELLQRLVNELNKYGAKEIAIGGERLTNRTAIRDINGMTKVGRRPIGLPVEVKAIASDADKLYSGLAVSPIRDDFIVENLELSISKPKPSMVIPPSTERPDVNYMETASVGKEEK; via the coding sequence TTGGAATGGAAAAGACGGTTATCTTTTGCCGGCGTGGCTGCCGTGTTTGGTGTGATGCTTGCAGTTGGACTGCGGACAACGCTGCCTTCAGAGGAGCGTGACACGCGCGACATTTGGGAACTGCGTGCCGATTTGACGAAAGAGCAGCAGCTCGAACAGCAGCTTCTTGAGGAGCTCGAAGATTACGAGGAGAAATTGCACTATTATCGGCAGCGGGAGACGGCAGACGGCGGGGCGGCGCTCAAGGCGACCGTCGCTGAACTAAGGGAAGAAGCCGGACTGACCGAGGTGAAAGGGAGCGGCATCGTGCTGACCATTGCACCGTTCTCGGCAGCCGGCTACGTCGGGCCAGTCACTGCGACCGTGTCCCCGGAGCTGCTGCAACGGTTAGTGAACGAGTTGAACAAATATGGGGCAAAGGAAATCGCTATCGGCGGCGAACGGCTGACGAACCGGACCGCGATTCGCGATATCAACGGCATGACGAAAGTCGGGCGTCGTCCAATCGGGCTGCCGGTTGAGGTGAAGGCGATTGCGTCCGATGCGGACAAGCTGTACAGCGGGTTAGCGGTTTCCCCGATTCGCGACGATTTTATCGTCGAAAACCTAGAGCTTTCGATTTCCAAGCCGAAACCGTCAATGGTCATTCCACCATCAACCGAACGGCCGGATGTGAACTATATGGAGACGGCGAGCGTCGGCAAGGAGGAGAAGTAG
- a CDS encoding small basic family protein, which yields MWLPLLGLLLGFAIGSLAGWEVPDEYSSYLSIAILAAFDTLIGGWRAHLQRTYDETVFITGFFFNMILAATLTFLGVHLGVDLYLAAVFAFGVRLFQNIAIIRRLWLTEWAERRQNREKS from the coding sequence ATGTGGCTCCCGCTTCTCGGGTTATTGCTCGGGTTTGCTATCGGCAGTCTTGCCGGTTGGGAAGTCCCCGATGAATATTCCAGTTATTTATCGATTGCCATCTTGGCCGCCTTTGATACATTAATAGGGGGATGGCGCGCCCATTTACAGCGGACATACGACGAAACTGTATTTATAACCGGGTTTTTTTTCAACATGATCCTTGCCGCAACTTTAACTTTTCTTGGGGTACATCTTGGTGTAGACTTGTATTTAGCGGCCGTGTTTGCGTTCGGTGTCCGCCTTTTTCAAAACATCGCCATCATCCGCCGCCTCTGGCTTACTGAATGGGCGGAGCGGCGGCAAAATCGCGAAAAAAGTTAA
- the ftsA gene encoding cell division protein FtsA: protein MSSNEIVVSLDVGTSSVKVIIGEMLGSSINIIGVGNVKAEGLKKGAIVDIDKTVHSIKRAVEQAERMVGLSIRRVVVGVAGSHIQLHDCHGIVAVASDNREIGDEDVARVIDAAQVVSIPPDREIIGIVPRQFIVDGLDGIHDPRGMLGVRLEMEGTMVTGAKTILHNLLRCVERAGLEISDICLQPLAAGSLALSDDERHLGVALVDLGGGSTTVAVFEQGGLQAVSSLAVGGEHITKDLAIGLRTTTDDAEKIKLKHGHAFYDYASEEEVFTVPIMGTDQHQQFSQLEVADIIEARLEEILQMVQHEVRRLGFRDLPGGYVLTGGVANMPGVLELAHVVLGTSVRVAMPDYIGVRDPQYTIGVGLLKFAYRQAQMQGKTAPVAVAAEPVERPAQKQQPKPKKKEDHFGKKVKKFFGSFFE, encoded by the coding sequence ATGAGCAGCAATGAAATCGTCGTTAGCCTGGATGTCGGGACATCGAGCGTCAAAGTCATCATCGGGGAAATGTTAGGCAGCTCGATCAACATTATCGGGGTAGGCAATGTAAAAGCGGAAGGGCTCAAAAAAGGGGCGATTGTTGATATAGATAAAACGGTGCACTCGATCAAGCGGGCGGTCGAACAAGCAGAACGGATGGTCGGCCTGTCGATCCGCCGCGTGGTCGTTGGGGTGGCGGGCAGCCATATTCAACTTCATGACTGTCATGGCATTGTCGCCGTTGCCAGCGACAACCGCGAAATTGGCGACGAGGACGTCGCTCGCGTCATCGATGCCGCGCAAGTGGTTTCCATCCCCCCGGATCGGGAAATTATCGGGATCGTTCCGCGCCAGTTTATCGTTGACGGATTAGACGGCATCCACGACCCCCGCGGCATGCTCGGCGTCCGTCTGGAAATGGAAGGGACAATGGTGACCGGAGCGAAGACGATTTTACATAATCTCCTTCGCTGCGTGGAACGCGCCGGCTTGGAAATCAGCGATATTTGCCTTCAGCCGTTGGCGGCCGGTTCACTCGCGTTATCCGATGATGAACGGCATTTAGGCGTCGCACTTGTCGATCTCGGAGGCGGCTCGACAACGGTCGCCGTCTTTGAGCAAGGCGGACTGCAGGCTGTGTCCTCTCTGGCAGTCGGAGGGGAGCATATTACAAAAGATTTGGCCATCGGGTTGCGCACGACAACAGACGACGCCGAAAAAATTAAACTGAAGCATGGACATGCATTTTACGACTACGCTTCGGAGGAAGAAGTATTCACTGTGCCGATCATGGGCACCGATCAACACCAGCAGTTCAGCCAGCTTGAGGTCGCCGATATTATCGAAGCGAGGCTGGAGGAAATTTTGCAAATGGTTCAGCATGAAGTGCGCCGGCTCGGATTTCGCGACCTTCCCGGCGGCTATGTGCTGACAGGCGGTGTGGCGAATATGCCAGGGGTGTTGGAGCTGGCCCACGTCGTTTTAGGGACGAGCGTCCGCGTCGCCATGCCGGATTATATCGGTGTGCGAGACCCGCAGTATACGATCGGCGTTGGCTTGCTCAAATTCGCTTACCGGCAGGCGCAGATGCAAGGAAAAACGGCCCCGGTTGCCGTTGCGGCGGAGCCAGTCGAGCGTCCTGCACAAAAACAGCAGCCGAAACCAAAAAAGAAAGAAGACCATTTTGGGAAGAAGGTCAAGAAATTTTTCGGGTCTTTCTTTGAATAG
- the ftsZ gene encoding cell division protein FtsZ has product MLEFDTTVDQLATIKVIGVGGGGNNAVNRMIEHGVQGVEFIAVNTDAQALNLSKAPTKLQIGAKLTRGLGAGANPEVGKKAAEESKEQIEEALRGADMVFVTAGMGGGTGTGAAPVIAQIARELGALTVGVVTRPFTFEGRKRATQAASGIAAMKEAVDTLIVIPNDRLLEIVDKNTPMLEAFREADNVLRQGVQGISDLIAVPGLINLDFADVKTIMSNKGSALMGIGVASGENRAAEAAKKAISSPLLETSIDGAQGVLMNITGGMNLSLYEVQEAADIVASAADQEVNMIFGSVINENLKDEIVVTVIATGFNENVASQPRPSRIGISTAPKVTPAPKREKREEPAQDYAALRSGQAEDPLDIPAFLRNRNRRR; this is encoded by the coding sequence ATGTTGGAGTTTGATACGACAGTCGATCAGTTGGCAACGATCAAGGTGATTGGGGTCGGAGGCGGCGGCAACAACGCCGTCAATCGGATGATTGAACACGGAGTGCAAGGCGTGGAGTTTATTGCGGTCAATACGGATGCACAGGCGCTCAACTTGTCGAAGGCGCCGACGAAATTGCAAATTGGAGCGAAGCTGACGCGCGGCTTAGGTGCAGGCGCCAACCCGGAGGTCGGAAAAAAAGCGGCGGAAGAAAGTAAAGAGCAAATTGAAGAAGCGCTCCGCGGTGCGGACATGGTGTTTGTCACCGCCGGGATGGGCGGCGGCACCGGCACGGGAGCGGCGCCGGTCATCGCCCAAATCGCGCGTGAATTAGGAGCGCTGACGGTCGGCGTTGTCACGCGTCCGTTCACATTTGAAGGCCGGAAACGGGCGACGCAAGCCGCAAGCGGCATCGCCGCCATGAAAGAAGCGGTCGATACGCTCATCGTCATTCCGAACGACCGGTTGCTTGAAATCGTCGATAAAAATACGCCGATGCTTGAGGCGTTCCGCGAGGCGGACAACGTGCTGCGCCAAGGGGTGCAAGGCATTTCCGACTTAATCGCCGTGCCGGGGCTCATCAATCTCGATTTTGCTGACGTGAAAACGATCATGTCAAACAAAGGTTCGGCATTGATGGGCATCGGGGTGGCGAGCGGCGAAAACCGGGCCGCCGAGGCAGCGAAAAAGGCGATTTCCAGCCCGCTGTTGGAAACGTCGATCGACGGGGCGCAAGGGGTACTCATGAATATCACCGGCGGGATGAACTTAAGCTTGTACGAAGTACAGGAAGCGGCTGACATCGTCGCTTCAGCGGCCGATCAAGAAGTGAACATGATCTTCGGTTCGGTCATCAACGAAAACTTAAAAGACGAAATTGTCGTCACGGTCATCGCGACCGGCTTTAACGAAAACGTTGCTTCGCAACCGCGGCCATCGCGTATCGGCATCAGCACAGCTCCGAAAGTAACACCGGCGCCGAAACGGGAAAAGCGCGAAGAACCGGCGCAAGACTATGCAGCGCTTCGATCGGGGCAGGCGGAAGATCCGCTGGACATTCCAGCTTTCTTGCGCAATCGCAACCGCCGCCGTTAA
- the spoIIGA gene encoding sigma-E processing peptidase SpoIIGA, with protein MIVYVDVIWLLNVCFDALLLWLAALMLKRPVIWWRLLTGALIGSLLVVLLFTPFSAIAQHPLVKVAVSILIVLAAFGFKRPRYMIENMLAFYFATFAVGGGMLAVHYLFASQLSIQQGLLMMPPGAGDPVSWLFVVAGFPVLWLFSRHRVENIREKKLRFEHIIDVVVVWDGRPLALRGLIDSGNQLFDPVTKTPVMVVDREKAKEVLPEELMMYMAAMTFDDPPEQWAHRLRLIPYRAVGSGPQMMTAVKPDRIMLLYENEWLEVKQGLVALSADPLSADGEYNCIVHPKMVQAGRKLTAS; from the coding sequence TTGATCGTTTACGTCGATGTCATTTGGTTGCTAAACGTCTGTTTTGACGCATTGCTGCTTTGGCTGGCGGCGCTCATGCTCAAGCGCCCGGTCATCTGGTGGCGCCTGCTGACCGGAGCATTGATCGGATCGCTGCTTGTCGTGTTGTTGTTCACCCCGTTTTCCGCCATCGCCCAACACCCGCTTGTGAAAGTGGCCGTTTCAATCTTGATTGTGCTTGCCGCTTTCGGTTTTAAGCGGCCGCGCTATATGATCGAGAACATGCTGGCGTTTTACTTTGCGACGTTCGCTGTCGGCGGCGGCATGCTGGCGGTCCATTATTTGTTCGCATCACAGCTGTCTATTCAGCAAGGACTGTTGATGATGCCTCCCGGGGCGGGCGACCCGGTCAGCTGGCTGTTTGTCGTGGCTGGTTTTCCGGTTTTATGGCTGTTTTCCCGCCACCGTGTCGAAAATATTCGGGAGAAAAAACTGCGCTTTGAACATATTATCGACGTCGTTGTTGTTTGGGATGGCCGGCCGCTGGCGTTGCGCGGGCTCATCGACAGCGGCAACCAGCTGTTCGATCCGGTAACGAAAACGCCGGTGATGGTTGTTGACCGGGAAAAAGCAAAAGAAGTGTTGCCGGAGGAGCTGATGATGTACATGGCGGCCATGACGTTTGACGATCCACCGGAGCAGTGGGCCCATCGCCTCCGCCTCATTCCATACCGCGCAGTCGGGAGCGGCCCGCAAATGATGACGGCGGTCAAGCCGGACCGTATTATGCTTTTGTATGAAAACGAATGGCTTGAGGTGAAACAAGGGCTTGTTGCCTTAAGCGCTGACCCGCTATCAGCCGATGGGGAGTATAACTGCATCGTCCATCCGAAAATGGTGCAGGCAGGAAGAAAACTGACCGCTTCGTAG
- the sigE gene encoding RNA polymerase sporulation sigma factor SigE, which yields MKKWKLRFMYWLYKLLAKLGLKTDEIYYIGGSEALPPPLTKEEEERLIERLAAGDETARSLLIERNLRLVVYIARKFENTGIHIEDLISIGTIGLIKAVNTFNPEKKIKLATYASRCIENEILMYLRRNNKVRAEVSFDEPLNIDWDGNELLLSDVLGTDDDVITKDLEADVDRRLLLNALRQLSDREKQIMELRFGLSGGEEKTQKDVADLLGISQSYISRLEKRIIKRLRKEFNKMM from the coding sequence ATGAAAAAGTGGAAACTTCGTTTCATGTATTGGTTGTATAAGCTCTTAGCCAAGCTCGGTTTGAAGACGGATGAGATTTATTATATCGGCGGCAGCGAGGCACTCCCGCCGCCGCTTACGAAGGAGGAAGAGGAACGGCTGATCGAACGGTTGGCCGCCGGCGATGAAACGGCACGGTCGCTTCTTATTGAGCGCAACTTGCGCCTTGTCGTCTACATCGCGCGCAAGTTTGAAAACACCGGCATTCATATCGAAGATTTGATCAGCATCGGGACGATTGGTCTCATTAAAGCGGTCAACACGTTCAATCCGGAGAAAAAAATCAAGCTGGCGACATACGCCTCACGCTGTATTGAAAACGAAATTTTGATGTATTTGCGCCGCAATAATAAAGTGCGGGCGGAAGTGTCGTTTGATGAACCGCTCAATATCGATTGGGATGGCAATGAGTTGCTGCTGTCCGATGTGTTGGGCACGGATGACGACGTGATTACGAAAGACTTGGAAGCGGACGTCGACCGGCGTCTGTTGCTGAATGCCTTGCGCCAGCTGAGCGACCGCGAAAAGCAAATTATGGAACTGCGTTTTGGCCTTTCCGGCGGCGAAGAAAAAACGCAAAAAGATGTCGCCGATTTGCTCGGCATTTCGCAATCGTACATATCGCGGCTCGAAAAGCGGATCATTAAACGGTTGCGTAAAGAATTCAATAAAATGATGTAG
- the sigG gene encoding RNA polymerase sporulation sigma factor SigG, with translation MTRNKVEICGVDTSKLPVLKNEEMRELFQRMQEGDLEAREKLVNGNLRLVLSVIQRFNNRGEFVDDLFQVGCIGLMKSIDNFDLNQNVKFSTYAVPMIIGEIRRYLRDNNPIRVSRSLRDIAYKALQVRERLMSETAKEPSTEEIARELGVAHEEVVFALDAIQDPVSLFEPIYNDGGDPIYVMDQLSDERNRDSQWIEEIALKEGLRRLNEREKMIIRKRFFQGKTQMEVAEEIGISQAQVSRLEKAAIRQMNKNIQV, from the coding sequence TTGACGAGGAACAAAGTCGAGATTTGCGGCGTGGACACTTCGAAACTTCCCGTCCTCAAAAACGAAGAAATGCGTGAATTGTTTCAGCGGATGCAGGAAGGGGATTTGGAGGCGAGGGAAAAATTAGTAAACGGCAACTTGCGCCTCGTGTTGAGCGTCATCCAACGCTTTAACAACCGCGGCGAGTTTGTTGATGATTTGTTTCAAGTCGGTTGCATCGGACTTATGAAATCGATTGATAATTTTGATTTGAATCAAAATGTCAAGTTTTCCACCTACGCGGTGCCGATGATCATCGGAGAAATCCGCCGCTATTTGCGCGACAACAATCCGATTCGCGTCTCGCGCTCGCTGCGCGACATCGCTTACAAAGCGCTGCAAGTGCGGGAACGGCTCATGAGCGAGACGGCGAAAGAGCCGTCGACAGAGGAGATTGCGCGGGAACTCGGCGTCGCCCACGAGGAAGTTGTGTTTGCCCTTGATGCCATTCAAGATCCAGTTTCCTTATTTGAGCCGATTTACAATGACGGCGGCGATCCGATTTATGTGATGGATCAACTGAGCGACGAGCGCAACCGCGACAGCCAATGGATTGAAGAAATCGCCTTAAAAGAAGGGTTGCGGCGGCTGAATGAGCGGGAAAAAATGATCATCCGCAAACGATTTTTCCAAGGGAAAACACAAATGGAGGTTGCCGAGGAAATCGGTATTTCCCAAGCGCAAGTATCGCGGCTCGAAAAAGCCGCAATTCGGCAAATGAATAAAAACATTCAAGTGTAA
- a CDS encoding YlmC/YmxH family sporulation protein has product MMRISEFQTKDVVNVANGKKLGNIGDIDIDLDTGKIRSLIILGSGKVLGLFGREEAVVIPWQNIVKIGADVILVRLYDTD; this is encoded by the coding sequence GTGATGAGAATTTCCGAGTTTCAGACGAAAGATGTCGTCAATGTGGCCAATGGGAAAAAGCTCGGCAATATCGGGGATATTGACATTGACCTTGATACAGGCAAAATTCGGTCGCTCATTATTTTAGGCTCCGGAAAGGTGCTCGGACTGTTCGGGCGTGAAGAAGCGGTCGTCATTCCGTGGCAAAACATTGTCAAAATCGGAGCGGATGTCATTTTAGTCCGCCTTTACGATACGGACTGA